The Imtechella halotolerans DNA window TGAGCTTTTTGTTTTAAAAGTTCACCTATACTATTTCCGATGGTATCATCTTCAAAAATATAATATTCAATATGAATAAATTTTGTAGCATGGCGTATAGCTTCAATAACATCTGGAAACTTTATCTCACCATTAATTAAAAGATCAACCTTATTATTTACAGTAATAATCGTATCCGGTTTATTAAACTGAGCTAGACTAATAAAACAACCCAAGGCCCCTTTAACACTATTTACCACGGCCTCAGAATATGCTTTGAACTGGCTTTCAAGTTCAGGGAAAGCTGCTCTATCTACGGCTAGCTTTTTACTATATAATTTATGTACTCTATAATTCCGGCCAATGGAAAAATAAACAAACAAGCCTACTACAGGGAATAAAAAAATCAACAGTAAATAGGCCAGTGCCTTGCTAGTTGAGTTCGTATTAACAACAATAATAACAGCTGTTATAAATGTAGCCAGATAAAGTAAAATAATTGCAGTCGTCATACTTTATCAATTTTGGGTGTATAGAGAAATACCATTGACATGAAATCTTAACTTTCCACAAAGGAAGTTATAAAAATATCATTTTTATCTTGATTTGGTCTATCGTCCAAGATAGGATTTTAGAAAGCACTTGTATCAATAGTAATGACTTGTTTCTATTAATTAACTTCTAAATTTTTTAAACCTTTTGGCTTTGTATATTTTTAAACCAGTAATAAATAACATTAGAGGTATAAGTCCGGAGATAAAAACCAAAATCCTACCCAAAATACCAGCTATCTCGCCAATATGAATGGGATAAAATTGAGCTGCCATCCGATTACTGAAGGACTCACTTTTATAATCAGACAATACCCGTACTTGTCCCTTATTAGTAATTCTAACCTCTTTTGTTTTTCTAAGTCCTGACTGTATACTAGAGTCTTCAATAAAACGAATACGATATTCCTTAGAATCAACTGTGGGAAAATGTATAGCCCAAATATCATACTCATCCTGAATGGTGCTCAAAAAATCAGTAATTCCACTGGTATGAGAAATACTTTCAATAGGAGTTTCTACCTGAGGTTTTTCATCAAAAATTCTCAAAATAGATTTATAATAGGAGTTATTTGTAAAATAGGCTCCTGATAAGGCAATAATAAAAAGGGGAACAAAAAAGTATATTCCTGCAACCTTATGCATGTCAAAATTAAACTTTCTTTTTTTACTCTTCCATTTGAATATAAATCCTTTTCTTAGCTTTTTGGCGTATATGGTCCACCAAATATATACTCCTGAGGATAACAACATAAAACAGAACACTAAAGCACTCACCCCTACTATATACTTTCCGACATCGGGTATACCTAGGCTTCTGTGAAGACGCAATAGTGTTTCGAAAAACACAATTGAATTTGATTTCTCCCCTAATAAGCTTCCACTGGAAGGATGGTAATAATTTTTCCTTCCTCCCTTGAACTCAATAGAAATGGTCTGTTGCTCCCTATAGGGTAATACAATTTTAGAAATACTGTCTTTATGTACCTCAATTAAAGATATGGTCGTTTGTAAAATCTCCTTATTGCCTAATGCGTTTTCATCCTTTATAACCAGCATCTCTGAATTTAACATCCTAGTTATTTCCGGTTGCCATACATACAAAGAACCGGTTAGTCCAGAAAAGGATACTATCAACCCGCAAGTGACACCTAACCAAAGATGTATTTTCCGTATTAGCTTACTAAAAGACACTGTTATGTTGTATTAAAAGCCATTAACAGCAAACTGTAATGGCTTTATAATTAAAAACGATATTGAACACTCATTTTTACATTTGTTCCTTCCCCTGCTCCTGTAAAAGTGAGTAAGGGAGCTGCCCATTGTGACCTAGAAGGCAAATAGTATTCGTTTAGTAGATTATTAACAGCTAATGAAATAGACAAATCAGAGCGAAGTAGATAATCAATAGATCCATTAAGTAAGGTATATCCTTTCACTGGGAATTGTGTGTGTCTGTACGTATATTGGTTATTTGTTGCTAAATATGGTGAGAAACGGTCCCTATCTCCAACATTAGTCATTCGAAGTGAGGTAGTCAATTTCTCAATAGGCTTCCAGGTTATATATGCTGTCCATTTTGGAGCAGCTATTACATCCCCTCCCAAGTAAGTTAATGTATTAGCGTTTTGTGCACTATGTGTAGTGCCTTCTACATAGGAATAAGAAGTTCCTAGTAGAAGTTTATTACTATCAGATTTGTAATCTAATGACACCTCTGCTCCATAGATATCCTGAGGTTGTTTTGAAGGCACAAAAGAATTGATTTGCTCGTCAAAAACTACACCTGTACCTAAATTAGAGGTACTATAATAAGCGACTGCCTCAAACTTAAAACGATTAAATTTTGATAAAAATCCAAACTCATAATTTTTAGTAACCGCTGGTTCCAATTGAATATCGTTAATATTATCAGCTGTTGCCGAACGTAAGACTGATCCCAAATCAGCTATTGAAAATCCTTGAGAATAACTGAAGTAAGGTATAAACTCTTGATGCTTAATAAACCGTAAGCCTAGATTAAACGCCAGATTATCGAAACCAATTTTGCCTCCTGTGACAGCAACAGATGGGTTAAAGTTTCCATCACTTAGAGGCGAATATGGCAGAGTATTATAGTCATCAATTTTTAAGTTCATATCATCATATCGCAAACCTGATTTTATCACCCACATATCCTCTATTTTAATAGTAGATTGCAAGTAGGGAGCCCAGCTCAACATATCTATATTGGGTACCCACAATCTTCCATCAAGTAATCCCTGATTAGTCTTATCTTTTAGTAAGTCAATTCCATAAGTTAATGTAACAAGATTGGAGTTAGCCAACTTAAATTGGGTACTAAAGTTTGGTCGTAAACCAAATTTCTCAGCGTTTATTACTGACTGTCCCCCATTCTCAAATTTATCAGAGTAAAAGAAAATATTCTCGGTATTTTGATAATACATATCTGTCACAAAATCAGTGGTACCATCAAAAATTGCGTCTAAACTATATTGTAATTGACCATTTATAAGTGTTGTTCCAGTGGGCTTCTCCCCATCTATGGTCCCTTTAATGCCATACCCAGCAGTTAAAGAGTATTCGCCGCTTTCATCAAACACCTCAAAATTGGCTGGAACTGGAATAAAAGGAGTATTTTGAACCGTTTTATAAAGGTTACCTGAGGCTGTAATTTTTTGACGATCTGAAATTTGGTATTGTAATTTTGCCATTGTACTGTAAATAGCTGTATTGTCAAGCCCATAGGTAGGTAACAATACCAAGCCATCCGCATCATACTTGGTTCCTGTCTTTTCATAACTACCACTTACATAGTATGAAAACTTATTCAGTTTTCCTTGCAATGATTGATATGCCCCAAAACCAAGAGCATCTTTTGTTTTAGCCAAATTAGAAGTTCCCCAAAGTTCAGTTGTACCCGAAATGTTCGTTTGTTCCTGTGGTTTTTTGGTAATATAATTAATAAATCCCCCATTTCCTCCATTTCCAAAAATAGAAGTAGCCCCTTTTATAACCTCTACACTACTGATATCATTTGGATTAATTGACTTAATACCCAATTGACCATTTCTTAAAGGGGTAGATTGAGGTATCCCATCAACCATTACCAAAAGTGAACGACCTCGGAGAGTTTGCCCCCAATTAGAAAAAGTACCGGTTGAGGCTGCTAATCCAGGAACTGTAAATTCTAGGATTTCACTAATATTTGAAGTAGCTTTTGATAACTCCTTCAATTTAGCCTCATTTACAACGGTAACAGAAGCAGGTATTTCTGAAAGATATTCTGAATTACGACTAGCAGATACCACTACTTCATCCAAATCACTCAATTCCTCCTGTAATATCACGGTTTGCCAAAGGGAGTTACCTTCCACAAAATTTATGTTTTGCTTTTTTGTTCGGTAACCTAACATTCTATATGTAACCTCTAAACTTCCTTCGGTATCAATGGTCAATTCATAATTCCCTTCAATATCGGTGGTTGTTCCCTTTTTTAGTGATTCTATATATACGGTAGCTCCGGGTATTCCTTGATGTTGCTCATCCGTAATTTTTCCTTTTAAAGTAGATTGAGATAACGCAGGTAAAGACAAAAGACAAACTGCAATCAGTGTGAAAAGTTTCATTTATTTAGATTCATTTAAAATAATGCGCAAATATATTTTATAGAATTCTAAACAAAAAACATTATCTAGAAAAATTCTAAATAATTTTTTAAACACTTAAAACTCAAAGGCTGTACTTATACTACAGCCTTTGAGTTGGATTAAAATGGTATCAGTATCCTTCAAAATTCCCTTAAAACAATACCTAAATTACTCCTTTAGCCATTACCCAATTAAAAACTATAGGTACTTAAAGGAACACCGAACACAGCTCTTTGTCCAGGATGTTCCATTAATCCCCAAATATCGTGATAGTACGTTGAGTAATATAATCCTTCAGTACCATGAGGAAATCGATATCGTTTTGCATTATTTGTACCATACTCCCAAAGTAGTAACCTAGAAGTGGAGTCGTAGTATTCAGATTTTCCAGAAATAGCAAAATAAAAAATACCATCCTTTGCAAATACACCTTGCATATGATTCACTGCATTCCCATCGTTATCAACAGGATCAATCTTTCGAACATCTGCAGCAGTATCAATAGTTCCGTCACTATGTAAGGCAAACGAGTGCACATAAGCATGTCCCACAGTTGAGCTCAAATTGTAATAATTTCCAATATTAATACGAGGATCACCATTAGTGTTAAAACTTAACGACATCGCAGATAATGGTTTATGAACTTCTTTGGCAGCATAACTAGCTACTCTTGGGAGAATGTATTGGTATCCAAAGGCATACATATTCCCATCTTCACTACTATAACCAATTTTCCCTCCACCGCCTGTACCCGTCACTTCAACAATTTTATCGAGATCAAACTCATCTATGGTACTACCACTAGTTACGTATAATTTTCTATTATAATAGGCCAATCCTCCAGCATGCCCGAAAATTGGTGAATAGCCATTATATTGGGTGTAGCTAACCCCATTATAACTTTCAATTGTCCCTAAGAAAGCACCACCCGACTTCTTAACCAATAATATATGTCGATACCTAACATTGGAAGGGTCTGTAACATCACATAGGGAAAGTCGGCTACCGTGAGCAGATTTTGAGTACCAAGCCACCGCAATATAACGTCTTCCACCCCATCTAAAGCCTGAAATTCCCTGTGGATACCAGGTCTCTGTATTTTGGTCAGTAGAATCCCAAGAAAATCCTGTATAATTATAAATAATATTAAACCCTTTAATGGATTCTAAATTATTTTCTAAGGTGGCATTTTTAGTAAAGGTTATACCAGTAGGTTGTAGATATAAAGCTCCCCTTGTATTAAAAAAATCATTTACATTGGATTCATAGGAATTACGAGCACCTAATTTCTCTCCAGAGGTGGAGTATGATGCGCTTGCAGAAATGGATTCTGACTGATTGGCATCAATTGATTCCTCCTCTTTAATTGATTCCTTTGCGCAGCCTAGTAACAATAAAGCACTTATAGAAATGCTATATAATGCGTTAAATTTCATATGATTGTTATTACTAAAATAATTAGAGAATTCAATTCCTAAAAATGAGGTGGTCCTGGATTTCATTTCTTTCAGTTTTCACTATTCACTATCGTCTAATGTTATTGGCCTTCTAAGTTCAACATCCTTTTTATCCTTATTAAAATCGAATTCAATTTCAATACTCTCTCCTTGAAGTGTTTTAAAGTTCAATACCTTATAGGTTGCATGAAAAGATTTCTTGTCTATTGCTTTCATATCTTTAATAGAAATCTCTATAAGATTAGTTTGATTAGGCAATAACACAATTGTTTCCGGCATTTCAACTCCCTTATCTTCTCGAACTTTTTCAAGCACGAAACGAAGATCAGTTTTGTTTTTTAGGTGTGTATAACGCTTCTTTCGATACACTATATTTGAAGGTTCAATTACCTGAACAGATTCTGTGAATAATGGTTTCAGATGTTTTTCATATCCCATTATGGTATCTGCGTAATACACTGCTGATCTTCGTTCAAATAGAGCTTCTTTAATAGACTCTTCCGAATTTTCTTTAGCAAAGAGTAAGGTCATTGGGCGATGCCATTCATAATGGCTTAGTCCAACGAGATAATGAATATCCGAAGAAGAAGTGATTGAAAGGTTATGGTCTACTGCCCAAGGAATTGCGTTTTTATGTAACATTTTATTATTGAAAATTTCAAGTCCATCAAGTAAATTCTCATCAAACATTTTCTGATGAAACTCGCGCCAATGAGGGTCTTTTCCTTGACCATCCAATGGATGATTTAACTGAATAAATGCACCTTGTTTTTTGGCTTTTTTAAAAGCTTGAATTAAGTCTCCTTGTACAGGTTTTAATTCGTTTATATCTTTTAAAAAAAGAATATTAAAATGCCCATACAATTGCCCGGGCTCATTTATTTCCAATCCCCTAATTAGCGTTATTCCCAATCGCTCAGCAATTACTTCTGCATCTTTATGAGGTAAGTTCTCATCTTCAAATTTCATAGCCTTTTTTAATACCGGCCCTTTATAATTGATATGATCCGTTAGTGCAATAACATCTAGACCATCATGCCAAGCTTCTTGTATTCTAATATCAGGCCATACACGTCCGTCAGAATACACGGTATGCACATGGAAATCGCCCTTTAAAGTTTTATATCCAGGTAAATCCGGAATTTTAACTTCTTTTCGTACTTGAGCATTTGCCATATAACCTAGCAGTACCACAACCAAGGCAACTAGCTTAAAAATTCCATTAGTAGAATTTACTTTCATTTCAAAATTGTTAAATTATATACTATAAACCGTTAGCTATTTTTGGATAATAGGAAGTAATTGAGGTGTTATACTCTTGATCATCCTATCAAATCCTAAATCATTTGGATGAGTACCATCTACGGTGCCTTCATGATCATCTCCCAAAAAATCATCAGAAAAAATGAAATAAATATTCTTCATACCTGAATTATGTAGTTTCATAAATTCATCATATGCATTTGTATTCTGCTTCTTCACTTTTTCTCCTGTGATTTGATCAAAATACCCAATTTCTCTTACCACTCCTTGCATCAAGACAATGGGAACTTCCTTATGTCTTTTTCGAATGGTTTTTATTAAATTTTGAGTGCGCTGGGTAACTTCACGTGGCGAACTGTTAGGTATACAGTCTAAGATAAACATATCCGCATCTATTTCTGATATCATAGTTGCTACTTCCTCTTCCATTCTAGCCACACCAGACATTCCAAGATTAAAAAAATGGAATCCGGTATTTCTAGACATACGAGCAGGATAACTCATCCCCGACCTACTAGCACCAGCCCCTTGTACAATACTGGATCCGTAAACGACTATTCTTTTTTTAAATGGCTGCTCCCCAGCAACTATCAAAGCATTTTCAGATACACCAATTTCCAGACTAGTAGTCTCACTATATACAGGCAAATACAATAAATACTCCTGCTCAACACCACTTAAATTAGCAACTATCTTATCCTCAGAACAATTTTTACCATCACTAGGTCTCCCAACTCCAACAAACTGCCATTTACCATCTACTTTAGCATACAGATCTAAACCTCTATAAGCAATAGGAGTCATTCCTGCAGATGTGCTTTTACTGGTTGTACACCACTTAGCATAAATGGCATTACTATTTGTTTTAAATGAAATTGCTAAGCCTGCAGATCGCGTCATTCTTGTTTTTACCTGGCTAGATAAGGTAGTATACTTAAGGGTGTCAATACGATGAAAAGGCTGTTGAGTATCCATTATTTTACCCACCATAGTAAACTGATTAGATGGGTAATAGGTAATCTTTTGTTGATTTTGTGTCCTACCAATAAACACAAAGAATAAAAAAAACACTAAAAAACTGCTTCCTTTAATAGCTGAAATTCTCATTTGTACTTGTTGAAAAAATTTAAAATATATGGATTAGGGGATTGTAATTTTTAAGGTCTGATAGGTTTTCTTGTAATTGTGAATATTTGCATTTGCTGCTAGAAAAGTAACTTCGTACTCCCCTGGTTCTTTATATTCGTGAACAAATGAAAACATTTTAGGATCTCCAACACCTTTTATTGGAAGCGAAGTATCTATACCTAAATCAATTTCTTTTTCTATTTTTTGACTTATAACCCACGCCTCTGTAGTAGCCTTCAACCATTCTATTTCCTGTTCATTTGTGGTTGAGAAATTACCATGATTTCCTCTAAGTGTAATGGTAGAACTGGAAATTGAATTTCTTCCGGATCTATAATTACCAATTTCAACTAGTCCTAAATCTAAATTGACTTCTGCCTGACCAAATAAATTAGTTTCACTCATCAACTTCCATTGTTGCAATCGAATCGCAGCATACACCCCATTTTCATATTGATTGGGGGTAATATATCTAAAAGCAAGGTGAAAAGATCCATAAGTGTCCATCAAATCTTGAAGACTTACAATGCCCGAAGGATCGTAATTAGCATTTGTTACACTCAGCTTAGTGAAATCAAACCTGTCCGTAATATCAATCCATGTCGCCGAATGAATATTTTCTTGATCATAGGTGCCATTGAAATCTGGTGACACCACAACAGAGAACTGAGAAAGAGGATCCTGATCTCCAAACCCACACCTAGACATAAAAGAAAAATCTAGAGATTCTATTCTCGCTACTTTACCATCTTTATACTTAAACTCTGCACCTTCTTCACCAGAGTAAAATGAAATAATATCCGATTCTTCTTCAAAGTTGAAAGTTACTCTTTTAACAATACCTTCTCCTGTATCCACTTCTTCAATAGTATATCCACTAATAGACAAGATGGGTTCCTCTATTTCATACTCATCCTGACAGGATGTGTACAACGCAATAGAAAAGCAAACAAACAATAGGTTTAAAACTCGTTTCATATATAGTGTATTTGGATTACCAGCCCTTATTTTGGACTAACAAACTATTCAACATTAATTCTTTAGTTGGAATAGGCCAAAGCATATGCTTTGGTTCAATATTTCTAAGATTTACAATAATAGATTTGGTACTTGCTGCTACCGTAGTGCTATACTCATAAGTTGAAACCATAGCTTCTATGCTTTCGACATAATCATTCCAACGAATTAGATCCCCTCTTCTTAGAGATTCAAAACATAATTCTCTAGCACGCTCTTCCTTAATAAACAATAAAAATTCGTCCTGATTTGTAGGCAAGTTTGTTCCTTCCAATGGCGTTGCCTGTGCTCTATTTCTAACTGTATTAATCGCAGAGATTGCTGCTTCAGTAGGACCGTGTAAATAATTTTCAGCTTCAGCAAACATCAACAAAACATCTGAATACCGTAATAAAGGAAAATTGATAGGTGTAAATGAGGTTTTAGGAGAGACCGTTTCATATTCACGTCTAAATTTTCCACTATAACGACCCCATATTTGAGTTTCATTGTCTGTACGATATTCCTTAGTACCATCATCCTTATAGTCAAAAGGAGCTATTGCCCAATCTCTGCGAATATCATTATCCTCATACATGAAAAACAATGTAGCTGTAGCCCTGATGTTACCATTGGATACACCTATACCCGATGCAGAAGTACTTCTGATTCCATTATAGTTACCTACACCTCCCGCTTGCCTAGGATGATCCGTTCTGTTACCCCAAAATTCTACCTCCCAAATACTCTCACTGATATCATACAGATCCTGAGCATAATTAATAAAAACCTGCTCATATGAAGGATTTAGCGCATGTTGTGTACCTACAAGGCCTGGGTCCATTACGACAGAAGCCCATTTTTTCACCTCTTCATATCGAGAAGTTTCATTATTGGGATGTCCTGCCCAATGCAAGTTAACCCTAGCCAAAATTCCTGCAACTGTCGATTTACTTATCCTTCCTCCATGTCCATGATGTACAGCAGTTTCGACATTTTTAAAAGCCATTTCCATGTCAGAGGTAATTTGCTTGTAAATGGTGGCTGAGGGCGTTCGAGGAACCGCTTTTATAGCATCTTCAGCCGTCAAGGTCGGTTCTAATACCAAGGGAACATCACCGAAATGTGTAACCAACATATAGTAAAAATAACCTCTTAAAAAAAGAGCCTCACTTCTGTACATCTCCCTGTTGTTTTCATTCATATCGGCACCATCTATTTTTGACAATAACATATTAGCATCATTAATACCTCTATACAAACGATCCCAAAAATTAGATATAGATGGAACTGAAGCGTTATACAGAAATTGTCCAACGATATTTCGTTGAGGAGTATGCCTATAATACCCTTCCTCCCCTTCAGCTCCCATTTGGTGTAGATAATCACCTCCATATAATGGGCTACCGCCTCTAGTATCACTCAATGTATTATACACTCCAACTAAGGCTGTAAATACTTGCTCTTCTGTCTTATAATAATTTTCCGGCTCTATAAAACTTTCAGGGTCAGTTTCTAAAAAATCTTGACACGATTGTAGTGTTATGGCTAAAGTCCATAGCAGTACAGACAATTTTGCTATTTTTAATTTCATGTTAATGCGTTTTAAATTTAAAATTCCATATTCACCCCAAATACAATTCTTCTAGCATGGGGATAGGCTGAAAAGTCAAAACCTGGCGTAAGTACTGAATTATGAACTGAGACTTCCGGATCCATCCCGCTATACTTTGTCCATGTAATTAAGTTCTGGGCTGATAAATTCACATTAAAATTTTGCATCCCAAGTTTAGAGGTAAAGGCTTCTGGAAAATTATATCCCAATGATAACGTCTTAAGTCGTAGGTAAGAACCATCTTCAATAGTTCGAGATGATATTACCTCAGGCCCCTCACCATTTACTCTGTACAATTCATTGGTTTGGTTTTCAGGAGTCCAACGATTGGCATATGTAGCATATTGATTAAGTCTTGCCACTCTAGTAGGATTCCCTTCAAAAATTATCCTATTGGCATTTAATAGATCAGCACCATAGGACCATTGGAATAATACATTTAGTGTAAGATTTTTATAATTAAAAACATTTGAAAGTCCTCCAGTGTGTTTAGGAGTAGGATTCCCTATAATTGTTTTGTCAAAAGCATCAATAATGCCATCTTCATTTAAATCCTTGTATTTTATATCTCCTGGCTGAATTTTACTACGCTCATCACCATTAGAGGCCACAGTATTTTTTAGAATATAAGAATCTCCTATTTGATCAAAATCTTCATATTGGTAATTCCCATCCCACACTAATCCATAAAACATAGCTGCCGGACCCCCAACTTGAGCAATATACATAGGCTCCTCCGCCATTCGAGTAGAGAAAGAAGATATATATGAAAATCGACTCATCTCTCCATTGGCTAAACTTCGTATATTGTTTTTATTGAAACTTATATTAAAACTAGTAGTCCAACCAAAATTTGTTGTTTTAAGGTTTACCGTATTAAGAGTTAACTCTAACCCCTTATTCTCAATACTACCGATATTGGTATATACACTAGAATATCCACTTGACCCAGGAATACTCGTTCTTAATAACATATCATCTGTAAGCTTTCGATATACGTCTGCCACAAAACTTACCCTATTGTTAAAAAAGTCTACATCCAATCCAAGATCTAATTGCTTGACAGTTTCCCATTTCAACTTATTATTTCCCAACGCCAAATCAAGTCCTAAATGAGGTTCATTATTGAAAGAATAGGCACTTAAATCATCAAAACTTAATGAAGATCTATAGGCAAAATCACTTACACGATTATTACCGGTCATCCCGTAACTTGCTCGCAACCTTCCATTGGAAATAAAATCCATGTTTTTCATGAATTTTTCATTTCCAAATTTCCACGATACAGCCGCTGAAGGAAAGTACCCCCATTTATTTTCTGTAGGAAATTTAGAAGAACCATCTGCCCTCATAGTAAGAGTGGCATAATAAGTAGATTTAAAGCGGTAATTTACACGTGCCATATAAGAGGCCAATGTACTTGAGCTTGATGAAGCAATACTGGTACGTAATTTTCCTTCAGACAAGCCATTAATTCCTAACTCCTCATTAGGCAAGTTTGTAGCTTTAAATCCATAGGTCGAATACTTTCTTCCAGAAACAGAAAACCCTCCCATTGCTTGAAGATAATGTCCTCCATTCAAGTATTTATGCCAAGTAAGTGTGTTTTCATTGGTCCAATCAGCCACTTCAGTATGAGAAATTTCGCCATTAACACCATCGGTATTATTTCGTCTTAAAGGAGTTCCTCTGAGGGTTTTACTATTATTAAACTGGCTATTTTTTCCCATACGGTTATTATAGCTCGCTGTAATTTTCAATTGTAGGTTCTCAAACAATTCACTCTCTAAAATCCCACTTGTATTTAATACCTTGATATTATTCTCTCTAAATATATTTTTAGCATTAACTACCGGATTAATTGTAAAAATCCCAGATTCTTCATAGGCTTCTTCATCCACTAATTCTTGCTCCAAATCGTAGCTGTCATCATGAATACCGGCCACAGGACGATAGCCCCACACAGAGTACAATAAATATCCATTAATACCTGTATTGGTAGTAGAAGCGGTTCTTCCAACAATTTGACCATAGGCTATTTGATTGGTAAAATTAATATTGGCTGCCACTTTGGTTTTTTCGCTTATCTGTTGATCCAGTTTCAATCTCCCTTGATAGCGTTTAAAACCAGTATTCACTACAATGGCTTCATTATTAGTAATGGATCCTGAAATAGAGTATTGTGTATCATTAGTTCCTCCCCTCACTGCAAGGGAGTGATTCGATAAGGTTCCCGAATTAAACAAATTCTCTTGCCAATTTATTCCAGATATATTTTTATAATAATTCAAATCACGTTCATTGGAAAGGTAGTTATTAACTAAATTAGGATCTCTTTCAATTTCATACTGCACAAACTCATAAGGGCTCATCATTGGAATGGTCTTATAAACATTATCAAAGCCAACAGATGATTTATAACTTATAGAGGGCTTACCTGCAATACCTTGTTTGGTTTCAATTACAATTACACCATTTGCTCCTCTGGCTCCATAAATGGCAGTCTGGGAAGCATCTTTTAATACCGTGATGGATTCTATTTCGTCTGGGTTTAATGCCGAATTAATGGGATCTTCCATAGGAACGCCATCAATAACATATAATGGTTGAGTACTCTGGGTTAGGGAACCGGCACCACGAATGACAATATTCATCTCTGAACCTGGTTGTCCGTCCTCCATAGAGGATACCTGAACCCCGGCTAAACGACCTGCTAAAGCCTGATCAAAAGAAACCACAGGTGCCTTAGCAATATCTTCCATATTTACTGAACTAACTGAACCTGTTATATCTTTCTTGCTCACCTTCCCGTAACCAACCACCAGTACCTCACCTAGTTCAATATTCTCGGAATCTA harbors:
- a CDS encoding RagB/SusD family nutrient uptake outer membrane protein — translated: MKLKIAKLSVLLWTLAITLQSCQDFLETDPESFIEPENYYKTEEQVFTALVGVYNTLSDTRGGSPLYGGDYLHQMGAEGEEGYYRHTPQRNIVGQFLYNASVPSISNFWDRLYRGINDANMLLSKIDGADMNENNREMYRSEALFLRGYFYYMLVTHFGDVPLVLEPTLTAEDAIKAVPRTPSATIYKQITSDMEMAFKNVETAVHHGHGGRISKSTVAGILARVNLHWAGHPNNETSRYEEVKKWASVVMDPGLVGTQHALNPSYEQVFINYAQDLYDISESIWEVEFWGNRTDHPRQAGGVGNYNGIRSTSASGIGVSNGNIRATATLFFMYEDNDIRRDWAIAPFDYKDDGTKEYRTDNETQIWGRYSGKFRREYETVSPKTSFTPINFPLLRYSDVLLMFAEAENYLHGPTEAAISAINTVRNRAQATPLEGTNLPTNQDEFLLFIKEERARELCFESLRRGDLIRWNDYVESIEAMVSTYEYSTTVAASTKSIIVNLRNIEPKHMLWPIPTKELMLNSLLVQNKGW
- a CDS encoding SusC/RagA family TonB-linked outer membrane protein, producing MNLNQLIIKATSLKVIVERVLIFCLLFQGVSAQGQTKNEKNITIEFTQTQLKHVFSRLEGVSEYNFMYSDEIENHTTKYSFKFTNKTIDYILKQIAKEAQLVYKINGNNISLRMAQKRKLSGKVTDSKTGEVLIGVAVYIKNTTIGVLTDFDGNYSLEVPEEAEISLSYLGYAPKTTKVGSNSFLNISLDSENIELGEVLVVGYGKVSKKDITGSVSSVNMEDIAKAPVVSFDQALAGRLAGVQVSSMEDGQPGSEMNIVIRGAGSLTQSTQPLYVIDGVPMEDPINSALNPDEIESITVLKDASQTAIYGARGANGVIVIETKQGIAGKPSISYKSSVGFDNVYKTIPMMSPYEFVQYEIERDPNLVNNYLSNERDLNYYKNISGINWQENLFNSGTLSNHSLAVRGGTNDTQYSISGSITNNEAIVVNTGFKRYQGRLKLDQQISEKTKVAANINFTNQIAYGQIVGRTASTTNTGINGYLLYSVWGYRPVAGIHDDSYDLEQELVDEEAYEESGIFTINPVVNAKNIFRENNIKVLNTSGILESELFENLQLKITASYNNRMGKNSQFNNSKTLRGTPLRRNNTDGVNGEISHTEVADWTNENTLTWHKYLNGGHYLQAMGGFSVSGRKYSTYGFKATNLPNEELGINGLSEGKLRTSIASSSSSTLASYMARVNYRFKSTYYATLTMRADGSSKFPTENKWGYFPSAAVSWKFGNEKFMKNMDFISNGRLRASYGMTGNNRVSDFAYRSSLSFDDLSAYSFNNEPHLGLDLALGNNKLKWETVKQLDLGLDVDFFNNRVSFVADVYRKLTDDMLLRTSIPGSSGYSSVYTNIGSIENKGLELTLNTVNLKTTNFGWTTSFNISFNKNNIRSLANGEMSRFSYISSFSTRMAEEPMYIAQVGGPAAMFYGLVWDGNYQYEDFDQIGDSYILKNTVASNGDERSKIQPGDIKYKDLNEDGIIDAFDKTIIGNPTPKHTGGLSNVFNYKNLTLNVLFQWSYGADLLNANRIIFEGNPTRVARLNQYATYANRWTPENQTNELYRVNGEGPEVISSRTIEDGSYLRLKTLSLGYNFPEAFTSKLGMQNFNVNLSAQNLITWTKYSGMDPEVSVHNSVLTPGFDFSAYPHARRIVFGVNMEF